A genomic segment from Sparus aurata chromosome 20, fSpaAur1.1, whole genome shotgun sequence encodes:
- the kat7b gene encoding histone acetyltransferase KAT7 isoform X1 — protein MPRRRQVRPNRHMPGSGSDGTEDSDSSAEREQTNSSESDGNMHKRQRLTRASTRLSQSSQDTPDLKRAADHDESPPLTPTGNAPSSESELDISSPNASHDESHSKDQANRDSDKDLSHRPKRRRCHETYNFNMKCPTPGCNSLGHLTGKHERHFAVSGCPLYHNLSADECKVKAVSREKQEEEVKVQEESNSRHATRHQTPTSKQSKYKEQVAEMRKGRNSGLQKEQKEKHMEHRQTHGNTREPLLENITSDYDLELFRKAQARASEDLEKLRIQGQITEGSNMIKTILFGRYELDTWYHSPYPEEYARLGRLYVCEFCLKYMKSQTILRRHMAKCVWKHPPGDEVYRKGSISVFEVDGKKNKIYCQNLCLLAKLFLDHKTLYYDVEPFLFYVMTEADNTGCHLVGYFSKEKNSFLNYNVSCILTMPQYMRQGFGKMLIDFSYLLSKVEEKVGSPERPLSDLGLISYRSYWKEVLLRYMYNFQGKEISIKEISQETAVNPVDIVSTLQSLQMLKYWKGKHLVLKRQDLIDEWRAKEIKRGNSNKTIDPSSLKWTPPKGT, from the exons AGACATATGCCAGGGAGTGGTTCAGATGGAACTGAAGACTCGGACTCCTCTGCTGAGAGAGAACAGACCAATAGTTCAGAAAGTGATGGGAACATGCACAAGAGACAGCGTCTCACCAGAGCCTCTACTCGCCTTAGCCAAAGCTCTCAGG ATACTCCGGACTTGAAGCGAGCCGCGGACCACGATGAGTCTCCACCACTGACGCCAACTGGAAATGCCCCCTCCTCTGAATCTGAGCTGGACATCTCCAGCCCCAACGCCTCGCATGATGAGAGCCATTCCAAAGACCAAGCCAACAGAGACTCAGATAAGGATCTCTCCCATCGACCCAAGCGCCGCCGCTGTCACGAGACCTACAACTTTAACATGAAATGTCCTACGCCGGGTTGCAATTCACTTG GTCACCTCACAGGGAAACATGAACGTCATTTTGCTGTATCAGGCTGCCCTCTTTACCACAATCTCTCTGCTGATGAATGCAAA GTCAAAGCCGTCAGCCGTGAGAAACAAGAAGAGGAGGTTAAGGTGCAGGAAGAAAGCAACTCTCGCCACGCAACTCGACACCAG ACGCCAACATCAAAACAGAGCAAATACAAAGAGCAGGTGGCTGAGATGAGGAAAGGGCGAAACTCTGGCCTTCAGAAGGAGCAGAAAGAGAAGCACATG GAGCATCGGCAGACACACGGCAACACAAGAGAGCCTCTGCTGGAGAACATCACCAGCGATTATGACCTGGAGCTCTTTAGGAAAGCCCAGGCTCGGGCATCTGAAGATCTG GAAAAGCTGCGTATCCAGGGTCAGATCACTGAGGGCAGCAACATGATCAAGACCATCCTGTTTGGCCGGTACGAGCTGGACACCTGGTACCACTCGCCCTATCCTGAGGAGTATGCACGTCTTGGTCGACTTTACGTCTGCGAATTCTGCCTAAAGTACATGAAGAGCCAGACCATTCTCAGGCGACACATG GCCAAGTGTGTGTGGAAGCATCCTCCAGGAGACGAGGTGTACAGAAAGGGGTCTATATCTGTGTTTGAAGTCGACGGTAAAAAGAACAAG ATCTACTGCCAGAACCTTTGTTTACTTGCCAAGCTCTTTTTGGACCATAAAACCTTGTACTACGACGTGGAGCCTTTCCTCTTCTACGTCATGACTGAGGCCGACAACACTGGCTGCCATTTAGTGGGATACTTTTCCAAG GAGAAGAATTCCTTCCTTAACTACAACGTATCCTGTATCCTGACGATGCCACAATACATGAGGCAAGGTTTTGGAAAGATGCTCATTGACTTCA GCTACCTGCTGTCCAaagtggaggagaaggtgggCTCACCAGAGAGACCTCTCTCTGACCTGGGCCTCATCAGTTACCGTAGTTACTGGAAGGAAGTGTTACTGCGATACATGTACAATTTCCAAGGCAAGGAGATCTCGATCAAAG AGATCAGTCAGGAAACAGCTGTTAATCCGGTGGACATCGTGAGCACCTTGCAGTCTCTTCAGATGCTGAAGTATTGGAAGGGAAAGCACTTGGTGTTGAAACGACAG GACCTGATCGATGAGTGGAGAGCGAAGGAGATCAAGCGAGGCAACAGCAACAAAACCATCGACCCCAGCTCACTTAAATGGACCCCCCCTAAAGGCACATAA
- the kat7b gene encoding histone acetyltransferase KAT7 isoform X2, with product MPRRRQRHMPGSGSDGTEDSDSSAEREQTNSSESDGNMHKRQRLTRASTRLSQSSQDTPDLKRAADHDESPPLTPTGNAPSSESELDISSPNASHDESHSKDQANRDSDKDLSHRPKRRRCHETYNFNMKCPTPGCNSLGHLTGKHERHFAVSGCPLYHNLSADECKVKAVSREKQEEEVKVQEESNSRHATRHQTPTSKQSKYKEQVAEMRKGRNSGLQKEQKEKHMEHRQTHGNTREPLLENITSDYDLELFRKAQARASEDLEKLRIQGQITEGSNMIKTILFGRYELDTWYHSPYPEEYARLGRLYVCEFCLKYMKSQTILRRHMAKCVWKHPPGDEVYRKGSISVFEVDGKKNKIYCQNLCLLAKLFLDHKTLYYDVEPFLFYVMTEADNTGCHLVGYFSKEKNSFLNYNVSCILTMPQYMRQGFGKMLIDFSYLLSKVEEKVGSPERPLSDLGLISYRSYWKEVLLRYMYNFQGKEISIKEISQETAVNPVDIVSTLQSLQMLKYWKGKHLVLKRQDLIDEWRAKEIKRGNSNKTIDPSSLKWTPPKGT from the exons AGACATATGCCAGGGAGTGGTTCAGATGGAACTGAAGACTCGGACTCCTCTGCTGAGAGAGAACAGACCAATAGTTCAGAAAGTGATGGGAACATGCACAAGAGACAGCGTCTCACCAGAGCCTCTACTCGCCTTAGCCAAAGCTCTCAGG ATACTCCGGACTTGAAGCGAGCCGCGGACCACGATGAGTCTCCACCACTGACGCCAACTGGAAATGCCCCCTCCTCTGAATCTGAGCTGGACATCTCCAGCCCCAACGCCTCGCATGATGAGAGCCATTCCAAAGACCAAGCCAACAGAGACTCAGATAAGGATCTCTCCCATCGACCCAAGCGCCGCCGCTGTCACGAGACCTACAACTTTAACATGAAATGTCCTACGCCGGGTTGCAATTCACTTG GTCACCTCACAGGGAAACATGAACGTCATTTTGCTGTATCAGGCTGCCCTCTTTACCACAATCTCTCTGCTGATGAATGCAAA GTCAAAGCCGTCAGCCGTGAGAAACAAGAAGAGGAGGTTAAGGTGCAGGAAGAAAGCAACTCTCGCCACGCAACTCGACACCAG ACGCCAACATCAAAACAGAGCAAATACAAAGAGCAGGTGGCTGAGATGAGGAAAGGGCGAAACTCTGGCCTTCAGAAGGAGCAGAAAGAGAAGCACATG GAGCATCGGCAGACACACGGCAACACAAGAGAGCCTCTGCTGGAGAACATCACCAGCGATTATGACCTGGAGCTCTTTAGGAAAGCCCAGGCTCGGGCATCTGAAGATCTG GAAAAGCTGCGTATCCAGGGTCAGATCACTGAGGGCAGCAACATGATCAAGACCATCCTGTTTGGCCGGTACGAGCTGGACACCTGGTACCACTCGCCCTATCCTGAGGAGTATGCACGTCTTGGTCGACTTTACGTCTGCGAATTCTGCCTAAAGTACATGAAGAGCCAGACCATTCTCAGGCGACACATG GCCAAGTGTGTGTGGAAGCATCCTCCAGGAGACGAGGTGTACAGAAAGGGGTCTATATCTGTGTTTGAAGTCGACGGTAAAAAGAACAAG ATCTACTGCCAGAACCTTTGTTTACTTGCCAAGCTCTTTTTGGACCATAAAACCTTGTACTACGACGTGGAGCCTTTCCTCTTCTACGTCATGACTGAGGCCGACAACACTGGCTGCCATTTAGTGGGATACTTTTCCAAG GAGAAGAATTCCTTCCTTAACTACAACGTATCCTGTATCCTGACGATGCCACAATACATGAGGCAAGGTTTTGGAAAGATGCTCATTGACTTCA GCTACCTGCTGTCCAaagtggaggagaaggtgggCTCACCAGAGAGACCTCTCTCTGACCTGGGCCTCATCAGTTACCGTAGTTACTGGAAGGAAGTGTTACTGCGATACATGTACAATTTCCAAGGCAAGGAGATCTCGATCAAAG AGATCAGTCAGGAAACAGCTGTTAATCCGGTGGACATCGTGAGCACCTTGCAGTCTCTTCAGATGCTGAAGTATTGGAAGGGAAAGCACTTGGTGTTGAAACGACAG GACCTGATCGATGAGTGGAGAGCGAAGGAGATCAAGCGAGGCAACAGCAACAAAACCATCGACCCCAGCTCACTTAAATGGACCCCCCCTAAAGGCACATAA